The genomic stretch GAGAACGGTCATGAATCCACACCTATAATGAGATACAATCATTTAATGGCAAAAGCATCCAAAACAAAAAACAggtaatatattttgataaataatttatttctatttttcaaaaataaattgctCATGAGAATATAAACCTCGTCCTATTAACCCATTTATAGGGTCATGTAAATTACTATTAGAACGGTCATGAATCCATAAACGGATCGAAAGGCTCCACACGTATCTTAGCCCTCCCTGTAATGGGACACAATCCGATTTAATGGACCGTAATTACACGGCCGCGTCACTGCGTTAGTGACCCGGGGATTTTCCTAGATCCTAGAATCCTATCACTTCATCCCATGGGTATGTTTTTAAGTCATATGTTAAATTTTATATTGATCGAAGAATTTGGAAATTTTAGATGTGGGACTAAACATCAACCCGTAGGAATAATCCATCAGTCTCCTAGCAATTGATTCAACTGAGGTCTTACCATGAGCACCACGGAGCAGCACAAACCGCCGATGCAGATCCTGAGACCAgcacctcctcatcttcctagGCTGCTTCTGTTGCGAATGCAAGCCACAGTGTGTGCCAGGCGCCGCCACCAGAGATGCTTCCGGGGATTCTTTAGTACACTTACGGCAACTAACTAGATGGTTATTGATGGCCGGAGTCACAAAGCCATGAGTGATCGCGGTAGAGCACAGAGAGAGGTCAGACAACACAGCGGCAGACTCATCTTCCGCCTTGGAGCTGTATAGTTCAAATACCGGCAGGGACGCGTCTCCGCCGTTCCGAGAATCACATACTGATTTCTGCAATCGGAACCAAAGGAATCCATTAAGAGCAAAAATCCTCCGAGAAATGAACAAAGATTCAATTTTTTCCCCAAATAAATGGCAAAGAATTATGTATTTCCGACCTCTTTAAAGTTCATCTTATCATGTTTTTGGAATGTTTACTTTCCTCGCAGATCCAGAGTTGGAAGGAGCTCGTCCAGTTCTTCTTATCTCTGAAATCCGAGCTACTCTCGTTGATTTTGCCCTTAATCGGCATGAATTCCAGGAACACACGCCCGAAACCCTCGGCGCGGAACCGATCGATCTCCCTCTTCAACTCCTCGATCACTGCGATCGAAATTcccaaacaaaagaacactaattTTAACCTAAAAGGATCCTGGCGAAATCAAATAAGGGAAGCACAGAAGGGAGGAGCATCGGACCGACCCTCGCAGACGAGACGAATGCAGAGAGGGAGCTCGCGCTTGAAAGCTTCGATCTTGCGCTTCTCCTCCTCCAAACTCTTGATGGACTCCTCCAGCCGCGACACCTGCCGccctctctccttgctctccgtCACCGCCTTCTTCACGAACCCGACAGCGACAGGCCGCATAGCGTACAGCTCTAACTCTGATCCCATCTACACCACCGGCGAACCTATCATCGTCGCCTCCGTCTCTCCGTCTCCGTCTCCGTCTCCGTCTCCGTCTCGCTGGGATGTAACGATGAAGAAACGAGAAATAGGGCGATTGATTTATAGACGGACCGGACCGGACCGGTCCGGTCCGGTCAATCGAGCCAAGATTCCCGGCGACTCGTAGTGATGAGATCTCGCGGCGCCGAAATGCCGCTTCTCAGTTCTCCGGATTTGGACTCCTTTGTGTCctatttatcattttttaaatatattgttGGTTATGTTTATTTTAAGTAATTATTAATTTCCCTCTTGTTTTTTTTCCTAGGAAACAATTTTTCTTTGATTTTCTGACTTTGTCAATGGTCAAATAAATCAAGCTCGTGGaatctattttttatatatataattgaaaTTCGTTAGTATTTATCTTAATTTGGTTAATTTTTTTCAATATTATCATGTCTCAAAAatttagataaaaataataatatggtATCCTATCCTATTTGGAATTGTATACTTTTGAacctatatatttatttttatctaaaaatttaaatatataaaattataagatATACATAATCAAGTCACTATAAGAGAATCTAcattaacttctttaaatataaaatttattttaaattttatattttacgtaaaaaaaaattatatcaattattctattcattttttaaatttatatttaaatttaagttaggaGA from Zingiber officinale cultivar Zhangliang chromosome 5B, Zo_v1.1, whole genome shotgun sequence encodes the following:
- the LOC121983813 gene encoding uncharacterized protein LOC121983813 isoform X1; protein product: MNFKEKSVCDSRNGGDASLPVFELYSSKAEDESAAVLSDLSLCSTAITHGFVTPAINNHLVSCRKCTKESPEASLVAAPGTHCGLHSQQKQPRKMRRCWSQDLHRRFVLLRGAHGRAEIYVEPFDSIVDSWLFSYSNLLDPINGFNRTKFIFFWANFWKKY
- the LOC121983813 gene encoding transcription factor HHO3-like isoform X2 codes for the protein MGSELELYAMRPVAVGFVKKAVTESKERGRQVSRLEESIKSLEEEKRKIEAFKRELPLCIRLVCEVIEELKREIDRFRAEGFGRVFLEFMPIKGKINESSSDFRDKKNWTSSFQLWICEESKHSKNMIR